One part of the Fundidesulfovibrio putealis DSM 16056 genome encodes these proteins:
- a CDS encoding glycosyltransferase: MKIDIHVHSKYSTRPSQWFLQKLGCPESFTEPKRLYDIARQRGMKLVTISDHNTIDGALEIAHLPGAFISEEITCYFPEDGCKAHVLALDIDEAIHRDIQKVRENIYELVPYLREKKITHVLAHPLFGVNDKLTPWHFERMLLLFSNFEMNGTRDAYQNDILKDILARLTPADIERLAERHGIEPFGTTPWIKSITGGSDDHSSLNIASMHTVVQGVSTLKEFLEGIDAGFSRPGGRTASPKAMAHNLYSIAYQFYKAKFSLGRYVEKDVFLTFMDRFLSGEAQRKTGMIFTLQSLLTSVKRRSRKPASDSLPDILRHEAEALIHEDKALYALAKSGTQGCGPLEDEWFRFVTRASNKVLSGFGDRLMNQLSGANVFDIFNGLGAAGALYTVLAPYFVAYTVFTKDRVLAREAHAALRGEPADKQIKVGHFTDTFHDVNGVALTLKMQVNMAHKHGKELRVVTCACGGGEDMPGVRQFAPIGSCELPEYPGQTFHYPPFLEMLEYVYEQGFTHLHSATPGPIGLAALGISRILKLPIYGTYHTAFPQYAKVLTGDDAMEELMWKYMLWYYNQMDKVFVPSQATGDELAARGISPEKITLFTRGVDIERFTPAKRNGVLKRYGLESGPNLLYVGRISREKNLHLLADAFLRLRRAHPGANLVITGDGPYATEMKDSLAGRGAVFTGYVQGDELASLYASCDLFVFPSTTDTFGNVVLEAQASGLPVIVTAQGGPQENVDHGRTGLVVESADASGLASAMEELVRDEPRRLRMSRAARDAMEKRSFDRAFMQTWDLYKCAC; the protein is encoded by the coding sequence GGAGCCTTCATCAGCGAGGAGATCACCTGCTACTTCCCCGAGGACGGGTGCAAGGCCCACGTGCTGGCCCTTGACATCGACGAGGCCATCCACCGCGACATCCAGAAGGTCCGGGAAAACATCTACGAGCTGGTGCCCTACCTGCGCGAAAAGAAGATCACCCACGTGCTGGCCCACCCGCTGTTCGGCGTGAACGACAAGCTCACCCCCTGGCACTTCGAGCGCATGCTGCTCCTGTTCTCCAACTTCGAGATGAACGGCACCCGCGACGCCTACCAGAACGACATCCTCAAGGACATCCTGGCGCGCCTCACCCCGGCGGACATCGAAAGGCTCGCCGAGCGTCACGGCATCGAACCTTTCGGGACCACCCCCTGGATAAAGAGCATCACCGGCGGCTCCGACGACCACAGCTCCCTGAACATCGCCAGCATGCACACCGTGGTGCAGGGCGTCTCCACCCTGAAAGAGTTCCTTGAGGGCATCGACGCGGGCTTCTCCAGGCCCGGCGGGCGCACCGCCTCCCCCAAGGCCATGGCCCACAACCTCTACTCCATCGCCTACCAGTTCTATAAGGCCAAGTTCAGCCTGGGCCGCTATGTGGAGAAGGACGTGTTCCTCACCTTCATGGACCGCTTCCTCTCCGGGGAAGCCCAGCGCAAAACCGGCATGATCTTCACCCTGCAATCGCTTCTGACCTCCGTGAAGCGCCGCTCGCGAAAGCCCGCCTCGGACTCCCTGCCGGACATCCTGCGCCACGAGGCCGAGGCCCTGATCCACGAGGACAAGGCCCTCTACGCCCTGGCCAAGAGCGGAACGCAGGGCTGCGGCCCCCTGGAGGACGAGTGGTTCCGCTTCGTCACCCGGGCCTCCAATAAGGTGCTCTCCGGCTTCGGCGACCGCCTGATGAACCAGCTCAGCGGAGCCAACGTCTTCGACATCTTCAACGGACTGGGCGCGGCGGGCGCTCTCTATACCGTGCTGGCCCCCTACTTCGTGGCCTACACCGTGTTCACCAAGGACCGCGTCCTGGCCCGCGAGGCCCACGCGGCGCTTCGCGGCGAACCCGCCGACAAGCAGATCAAGGTCGGGCACTTCACCGACACCTTCCACGATGTGAACGGCGTGGCCCTGACCCTGAAGATGCAGGTGAACATGGCTCACAAGCACGGCAAGGAGCTGCGCGTGGTCACCTGCGCCTGCGGCGGCGGGGAGGACATGCCGGGCGTCAGGCAGTTCGCGCCCATCGGCAGCTGCGAGCTGCCAGAGTACCCGGGCCAGACCTTCCACTACCCGCCCTTTCTGGAGATGCTGGAGTACGTCTACGAGCAGGGCTTCACCCACCTGCACTCGGCCACGCCCGGCCCCATCGGCCTGGCGGCGCTGGGCATCTCGCGCATTCTGAAATTGCCCATCTACGGCACCTACCACACCGCCTTCCCGCAGTACGCCAAGGTGCTCACCGGGGACGACGCCATGGAAGAGCTGATGTGGAAGTACATGCTCTGGTATTACAACCAGATGGACAAAGTGTTCGTGCCCTCGCAGGCCACCGGGGACGAGCTTGCCGCCAGGGGCATCTCTCCCGAGAAGATCACCCTGTTCACGCGCGGCGTGGACATCGAACGCTTCACCCCGGCCAAACGAAACGGCGTACTGAAACGCTACGGCCTGGAATCAGGCCCGAACCTCCTGTACGTGGGACGCATCTCGCGGGAGAAGAACCTGCACCTGCTGGCCGACGCCTTCCTGCGCCTGCGCCGCGCACATCCCGGCGCGAACCTGGTCATCACCGGGGACGGCCCGTATGCGACTGAGATGAAGGACAGCCTCGCAGGCAGGGGGGCGGTGTTCACGGGCTACGTCCAGGGCGACGAACTGGCCAGCCTGTACGCCTCCTGCGACCTGTTCGTGTTCCCCAGCACCACCGACACCTTCGGCAACGTGGTGCTGGAGGCCCAGGCCTCGGGCCTGCCGGTGATCGTCACCGCCCAGGGCGGACCGCAGGAGAACGTTGACCACGGCCGCACCGGCCTGGTGGTGGAGAGCGCGGACGCTTCCGGGCTGGCCTCGGCCATGGAAGAGCTGGTGCGCGACGAACCGCGCAGGCTGCGCATGAGCCGCGCCGCCCGCGACGCCATGGAGAAGCGCTCCTTCGACCGGGCCTTCATGCAGACCTGGGACCTGTACAAGTGCGCCTGCTGA
- a CDS encoding HAMP domain-containing methyl-accepting chemotaxis protein — translation MKNMRLGVKIGVGFGLVLALACVLGIMAIVNMGSAQQSAEHMKSEYVPEVGIANNLERHVLQAVSAMRGYSYTSDNTFFEEARKEMAEIRKYLAEAKTLAEKYPRLVKLRDGVAAGLTKFAEYEKLAADTKTLLDGEVKDRAERIKDATTALALVAQYQKSQDDSMRSEIAKGASKEEMLERHQKLSLITDLVETVADIRIKVLTGDVSDDLKLYEAAKAHFSQVESELLKLRAITHQAVNQKALDDIKAAMGLYKAMVDKQIANTKAKVELNKKRQASGLEISEIAKQIAQAGMNQVGQLADKSDHDLESAETMMIAGLVCAIILGVIIALLITRAITGPVRQGVAFARTVAGGDYSKTLHIDQKDEIGELAVSLNTMVESLKEKIAEANHKSEEAARQAENANVAMAEAEESRKRTDEAMESMLRVAAELQQVSEVLTSASEELSAQVEQSSRGAENQAQRVAETATAMEEMNATVLEVARNASQAAQSSETAKHKAEEGSKVVGDVVKGIHEVESQALELKREMGTLGAQAEGIGQIMNVISDIADQTNLLALNAAIEAARAGEAGRGFAVVADEVRKLAEKTMTATKEVGDAITGIQQGTRTNIGNVERAVRTIGDATALATRSGEALAQIVTMVDSAADQVRSIAAASEQQSAASEEINRSIEEVSTISSETSQAMNQAAQAVSQLAQQAVVLQGLIGTMQGGGSSSRALSGGVKALGRRA, via the coding sequence ATGAAGAATATGCGTCTTGGCGTCAAGATCGGCGTCGGATTCGGGCTCGTGCTGGCCCTGGCATGCGTGCTCGGAATCATGGCAATCGTGAACATGGGGAGTGCCCAGCAGAGTGCGGAGCACATGAAGAGCGAGTACGTTCCTGAAGTTGGCATCGCCAACAACCTGGAGCGCCACGTTCTTCAGGCCGTGAGCGCCATGCGCGGCTACTCGTACACCTCGGACAACACGTTTTTCGAGGAAGCCCGCAAAGAGATGGCCGAGATACGTAAGTATCTGGCCGAGGCCAAGACCCTGGCCGAAAAGTATCCCCGCTTGGTGAAGCTTCGTGACGGCGTGGCTGCCGGGTTAACGAAGTTCGCCGAGTACGAGAAACTGGCCGCCGACACCAAGACGCTTCTTGACGGCGAGGTCAAGGACAGGGCCGAGCGCATCAAGGACGCGACCACCGCCCTCGCGCTGGTCGCGCAGTACCAGAAAAGCCAGGACGACAGCATGCGTTCCGAGATCGCCAAGGGGGCGAGCAAGGAAGAGATGCTCGAGCGCCATCAGAAGCTCAGCCTGATCACCGATCTGGTGGAAACCGTCGCCGACATCCGTATCAAGGTGCTGACCGGGGACGTCAGCGACGACCTGAAGCTCTACGAGGCCGCAAAAGCCCATTTTTCACAAGTCGAATCAGAGCTCCTGAAGCTTCGGGCGATCACCCATCAGGCGGTCAACCAGAAGGCCCTGGACGACATAAAGGCCGCCATGGGGCTGTATAAAGCCATGGTGGACAAGCAGATCGCCAATACGAAAGCCAAGGTCGAGCTGAACAAGAAGCGCCAGGCTTCGGGCCTGGAGATTTCGGAGATTGCCAAGCAGATCGCCCAGGCCGGCATGAACCAGGTGGGGCAACTGGCCGACAAATCCGACCACGATCTCGAATCAGCAGAGACCATGATGATCGCCGGGCTGGTATGCGCCATCATTCTGGGCGTGATCATCGCGCTGCTCATCACCAGGGCCATCACCGGTCCGGTGCGCCAGGGCGTCGCTTTCGCCAGGACCGTGGCCGGCGGCGACTACAGCAAGACCCTGCATATAGATCAGAAGGACGAGATCGGCGAGCTGGCCGTCAGCCTGAACACCATGGTGGAAAGTCTGAAGGAGAAGATCGCCGAGGCCAACCACAAGTCCGAGGAGGCCGCCCGCCAAGCCGAGAACGCCAACGTCGCCATGGCCGAGGCCGAGGAGTCGCGCAAGCGCACCGACGAGGCCATGGAGAGCATGCTCCGGGTGGCGGCTGAACTCCAACAGGTGTCCGAAGTGCTCACGAGCGCGTCCGAAGAACTGTCCGCGCAGGTGGAGCAGTCCAGCCGGGGAGCGGAGAACCAGGCCCAGCGGGTGGCCGAGACCGCCACGGCCATGGAGGAGATGAACGCCACGGTGCTGGAAGTGGCGCGCAACGCCTCCCAGGCCGCACAGTCCTCCGAGACCGCCAAGCACAAGGCCGAGGAAGGCTCGAAGGTGGTCGGCGACGTGGTGAAGGGCATCCACGAGGTGGAGAGCCAGGCGCTGGAGCTCAAACGGGAGATGGGAACGCTTGGCGCGCAGGCCGAGGGCATCGGGCAGATCATGAACGTTATTTCGGACATCGCGGACCAGACCAACCTGCTGGCCCTGAACGCGGCCATCGAGGCCGCCCGCGCGGGCGAGGCCGGGCGAGGCTTCGCCGTGGTGGCCGACGAGGTGAGAAAGCTCGCGGAAAAGACCATGACCGCCACCAAGGAGGTCGGGGACGCCATCACCGGCATCCAGCAGGGCACAAGGACCAACATCGGCAACGTGGAGCGCGCGGTGCGCACCATCGGCGACGCCACCGCCCTGGCCACCAGGTCCGGCGAGGCCCTGGCGCAGATCGTCACCATGGTGGACTCGGCGGCCGACCAGGTGCGCTCCATCGCGGCGGCCTCCGAGCAGCAGTCCGCTGCCAGCGAGGAGATCAACCGCTCCATCGAAGAGGTGAGCACCATCTCTTCCGAAACTTCCCAGGCCATGAACCAGGCGGCCCAGGCCGTGAGCCAGCTGGCCCAGCAGGCCGTGGTGCTCCAGGGGCTGATCGGAACCATGCAGGGCGGCGGGAGTTCCTCCAGGGCGCTCTCCGGCGGCGTGAAGGCCCTGGGGCGGAGGGCGTAA
- a CDS encoding HD-GYP domain-containing protein, whose product MLKQIPLNQLQVGMFVEAYGDGTLANPLCHPRDYVHSQTQIDQFKALGITSLTIDAAKSSLQPPKAPNHPFSRQDREAARKAYSSCLNHAMDVMQKVRQGFTVDFTQSFDAVDTLMTGVEENPAHMVLLSKLHHYDDYTFRHSLNVSLLALIFGKYLGMGQQELRRLAFSGLYHDVGKFKIPLEILNKPGRLSEREFEVMKHHSLIGYELLKGHPGISEDILLGVLHHHERSDGKGYPRQLTVEEKDPFSRILTIVDIFDALTSDRAYKKAFTPHESLKAMFSWRNESFHPGLLEKFVECFGIYPPGSFVRLTDQTCGVVVEARPESPARPLVKVSFSRKLVPQLPVMLDLSDTPTSARGGVDIESCLDPRSLSIPVERFI is encoded by the coding sequence ATGCTCAAACAAATACCTCTGAACCAACTCCAGGTGGGAATGTTCGTAGAGGCGTACGGCGACGGCACCCTGGCCAACCCGCTCTGCCATCCGCGCGATTACGTCCACTCCCAGACCCAGATCGACCAGTTCAAGGCGCTCGGCATAACGTCTCTCACAATTGATGCCGCCAAGTCGTCGCTCCAGCCCCCCAAAGCCCCGAATCATCCTTTCAGCCGACAGGACCGCGAGGCCGCCCGCAAGGCGTACTCATCCTGCCTGAACCACGCCATGGACGTGATGCAGAAGGTCCGCCAGGGCTTCACTGTGGACTTCACCCAATCCTTTGACGCGGTGGACACCCTGATGACCGGTGTGGAGGAAAACCCGGCGCACATGGTGCTCCTGAGCAAGCTCCACCACTACGACGACTACACCTTCCGCCACAGCCTGAACGTGTCCCTTCTGGCTCTGATCTTCGGCAAGTACCTGGGGATGGGGCAGCAGGAACTGCGCAGGCTGGCTTTCTCGGGGCTCTATCACGACGTGGGCAAGTTCAAGATACCCCTGGAAATACTGAATAAGCCCGGGCGGCTCTCCGAGCGCGAGTTCGAGGTGATGAAGCACCACAGCCTCATCGGCTACGAGTTGTTGAAAGGCCATCCGGGCATCAGCGAGGACATCCTGCTGGGCGTGCTGCACCACCACGAGCGCTCCGACGGCAAAGGCTACCCCAGGCAGCTCACCGTGGAGGAGAAGGACCCCTTCTCACGCATCCTGACCATCGTGGACATCTTCGACGCGCTCACCAGCGACCGCGCCTACAAGAAGGCCTTCACCCCGCACGAATCCCTCAAGGCCATGTTCTCCTGGCGTAACGAGAGCTTCCATCCGGGGCTTCTGGAGAAGTTCGTGGAGTGCTTCGGGATCTATCCGCCGGGGTCGTTCGTGCGGCTCACGGACCAGACCTGCGGCGTGGTGGTGGAGGCCCGGCCAGAGAGCCCGGCGCGCCCGCTGGTGAAGGTGTCCTTCTCCAGGAAGCTCGTCCCGCAACTGCCGGTCATGCTGGATCTCTCGGACACGCCCACGTCAGCCCGGGGCGGCGTGGACATCGAGAGTTGCCTGGACCCCCGCTCCCTGAGCATCCCTGTCGAACGCTTTATATAG
- a CDS encoding alpha/beta hydrolase has translation MLFVTNRVFHEGQHTVPGRSVTFDLDDNNALQSIFFCSRTDPPAFDASGTPVYKEIGSTAFLNKLRASKADQILFYIHGFSNLPEEDIFPRVKQLGKACEESGLKMEIVPIIWPCDNDSGIIKDYYDDQVAADASSTAFSRALSKFLAWQEKGGDDAPCLKRINVLSHSMGNRVLRGALLDWAMSLSGRIPFVFRNIFMAAADVVNETLQKDKDGVFICQSSRNVVVYYASDDLALRSSKIANVRNSIASRRLGHTGPEDMAGVPDNVFAIDCDDVNTLYDMPKGHSYFIEPGRERGGAVFRHIVACLRTGRVPADEFRRLIIEDDSFL, from the coding sequence ATGCTCTTTGTGACCAACAGGGTGTTCCACGAAGGCCAACACACCGTCCCCGGCAGGTCCGTCACCTTCGACCTGGACGACAACAACGCTCTCCAGTCGATCTTCTTCTGCTCCCGCACTGATCCGCCGGCCTTCGATGCCTCCGGGACCCCCGTGTACAAGGAGATCGGGTCCACGGCGTTCCTGAACAAGCTGCGCGCTTCCAAGGCGGACCAGATTTTGTTCTACATCCATGGCTTCAGCAATCTCCCCGAAGAGGATATTTTCCCTCGCGTCAAACAGTTGGGCAAGGCCTGCGAGGAATCGGGCCTCAAGATGGAAATAGTCCCCATCATCTGGCCCTGCGACAACGACTCCGGCATCATCAAGGACTACTACGACGACCAGGTCGCCGCCGACGCCAGCAGCACCGCCTTTTCCAGGGCGCTCTCCAAGTTCCTGGCCTGGCAGGAGAAGGGCGGCGACGACGCCCCCTGCCTGAAGCGGATCAACGTGCTGAGCCACTCCATGGGCAACCGGGTGCTGCGGGGGGCGCTGCTGGACTGGGCCATGTCGCTCTCCGGAAGGATTCCCTTCGTCTTCCGCAACATCTTCATGGCTGCCGCCGACGTGGTGAACGAGACGCTCCAGAAGGACAAGGACGGCGTCTTCATCTGCCAGAGCTCCAGAAACGTGGTGGTGTATTACGCCTCGGACGACCTGGCCCTGCGTTCCAGCAAGATCGCAAACGTCAGGAACTCCATCGCCTCGCGGCGGCTTGGCCACACCGGCCCCGAGGACATGGCCGGTGTTCCCGACAACGTGTTCGCCATCGACTGCGACGACGTGAACACGCTCTACGACATGCCCAAGGGGCACTCCTACTTCATTGAGCCGGGCCGTGAGCGCGGCGGCGCGGTGTTCCGCCACATCGTGGCATGCCTGCGGACCGGGCGTGTCCCGGCTGACGAGTTTCGACGCCTCATCATCGAGGACGACTCTTTCCTGTAG
- a CDS encoding SH3 domain-containing C40 family peptidase: MFTPQFLRPAYFAVLSLVLVLGACSPKTPDIAFQPKAKWGEAKKPLDDLRELPQDAAAYIDKAKAEQPLLSAEAAKLRSEVYLERLFAPWRGGGNGAYARKSAMRSLSAYSRNLGYDESGQPRTKAWADRIVQNANLRYFANARRPAIAVANTNLRAIPTMDNRFGTPGKPGQGYPFDILQVSALWLGTPMLVDHVSRDGAWALVETAIAPGWVRTDELAYVDDAFIAQYHSRPFAAFVAEDVPLLPGPGKGLRAGVGTVLPVEDSDGVRLKIMVPALGVGGRAETRPVWLTQGQAALMPLTATPVNVARTANQMMGQAYGWGGLDGKRDCSAATRDLLAPFGLWLPRNSAAQAKSGSFISLEGMTPEEKEQVILKNGVPYATLIWMPGHILLYIGQYKGHPIAFHNVWGMRTLEPDGTEGRKVVGKAVVTTLRLGEIYPEVGPGRIMLNRVKGITLVAPGNGKDGFEPEGEAPEDGQ, encoded by the coding sequence ATGTTTACGCCACAGTTCTTGCGCCCCGCATATTTTGCCGTTCTGTCCCTGGTTTTGGTCCTGGGAGCCTGTAGCCCCAAAACCCCGGATATAGCCTTTCAGCCCAAGGCCAAATGGGGCGAGGCCAAAAAACCGCTGGATGATCTTCGGGAGCTGCCGCAGGACGCAGCGGCGTATATCGACAAGGCAAAAGCAGAGCAACCCTTACTTTCAGCCGAAGCCGCCAAGTTGCGTTCAGAGGTCTATCTGGAGCGCCTCTTCGCGCCCTGGCGCGGCGGAGGAAACGGCGCGTACGCCCGCAAGAGCGCCATGCGTTCCCTGTCCGCGTATTCCAGGAACCTGGGCTACGACGAATCCGGCCAGCCGCGCACCAAGGCCTGGGCCGACCGGATCGTCCAGAACGCCAACCTGCGCTATTTCGCCAATGCACGCCGTCCGGCCATCGCGGTGGCCAACACCAACCTGCGCGCCATCCCGACCATGGACAACCGTTTCGGCACCCCCGGCAAGCCGGGGCAGGGCTATCCGTTCGACATCCTCCAGGTTTCCGCCCTGTGGCTGGGAACCCCCATGCTGGTGGACCACGTGAGCCGCGACGGAGCCTGGGCGCTGGTGGAGACCGCCATCGCGCCGGGCTGGGTGCGCACCGACGAGCTGGCCTACGTGGACGACGCCTTCATCGCCCAGTACCACTCGCGCCCGTTCGCGGCCTTCGTCGCAGAGGACGTGCCGCTGCTGCCCGGACCCGGCAAGGGCCTACGGGCTGGCGTGGGGACCGTTCTGCCCGTGGAGGACTCCGACGGCGTCCGCCTAAAGATCATGGTCCCGGCCCTTGGGGTTGGCGGACGCGCCGAAACGCGCCCGGTCTGGCTGACCCAGGGGCAGGCGGCGCTCATGCCGCTTACGGCCACCCCGGTCAACGTGGCGCGCACCGCCAACCAGATGATGGGCCAGGCCTACGGCTGGGGCGGCCTGGACGGCAAGCGCGACTGCTCGGCCGCCACCCGCGACCTGCTGGCCCCGTTCGGGCTGTGGCTGCCCCGCAACTCGGCCGCCCAGGCCAAGTCCGGCTCCTTCATATCCCTTGAGGGCATGACGCCCGAGGAGAAGGAACAGGTCATCCTGAAAAACGGCGTGCCCTACGCCACCCTCATCTGGATGCCTGGGCACATCCTGCTTTATATCGGCCAGTACAAAGGGCATCCCATAGCCTTCCACAACGTGTGGGGCATGCGCACCCTGGAGCCCGACGGCACGGAGGGGCGCAAGGTGGTCGGCAAGGCCGTGGTCACCACGCTGCGCCTTGGCGAGATCTATCCCGAGGTCGGGCCGGGGCGCATCATGCTGAACCGCGTGAAGGGGATCACCCTTGTGGCCCCAGGCAACGGCAAGGACGGATTCGAGCCCGAAGGCGAGGCGCCGGAGGACGGGCAGTAG
- a CDS encoding methyl-accepting chemotaxis protein, giving the protein MKLNIQSKLLLPTIAIVIISIGLASVFSYRKAAEEIWTELQSASRNVADSVSKGMTMFVEDIRGAVVMQSQNRALQEFLAAPAADEALKTAGVKALKELGNFEESIQGVNLLNTKGETVLSSESDSATGGSLADRDYFKQAMSGKASISEPLISRVTGKPVFIVAAPVKSGDKVLGVIYARVDLAKFTADMITPVKIGQTGYAFMTTRAGLVFSHPDNALIMKYNVSETDWGKKMLSQDKGVVEYEFNGVPKSAIFIREKTTGWTVAVTVNSEDIARASGAVRNTTLLFGGVGIILVNLVIFLIVRSIVKDLKSNVAFAEAVAEGDLNRKLVTDRQDELGTLSDSLRVMVDKLKEMIKTSEAKTREAEHQTELARKATQEAEEAKQQAERAKTEGMLAAAASLEGVVAIVSTASEELTAQVNEASRGSQEQAVRTDEAATAMEEMNATVLEVARNSSQAADTAMEAKNKAEDGAGVVGKVVEGIGHVMNQALSLKADMDNLGKQAQGISQVMTVINDIADQTNLLALNAAIEAARAGDAGRGFAVVADEVRKLAEKTMQATREVGAAIEGIQTGAKLNIQNVETSARLIEEATRMANQSGEALGNIVELVERVADQVRSIATAAEEQSAASEEINRSIDDVNRISTITSEAMRQSAAAVEEMAGQAQILGNLIEELKSGDAGQKALR; this is encoded by the coding sequence ATGAAACTCAATATTCAAAGCAAGTTGCTTCTCCCTACCATCGCCATCGTCATCATAAGCATCGGGCTTGCCAGTGTGTTCTCCTACCGCAAGGCGGCCGAGGAGATCTGGACCGAACTCCAGAGTGCGTCCCGCAATGTGGCGGACAGCGTCAGCAAAGGCATGACCATGTTCGTGGAGGACATTCGCGGCGCGGTGGTCATGCAGAGCCAGAACCGGGCCTTGCAGGAATTCCTGGCCGCCCCCGCAGCGGACGAGGCGCTTAAGACGGCGGGCGTCAAGGCGTTGAAGGAACTCGGCAACTTCGAGGAATCCATCCAGGGCGTGAACCTCCTGAACACCAAGGGTGAAACCGTCCTCAGCAGCGAGTCCGACTCCGCCACCGGAGGCAGCCTGGCCGACCGGGACTATTTCAAACAGGCCATGTCCGGAAAGGCCAGCATCTCCGAGCCGCTCATCAGCCGCGTCACGGGAAAACCCGTGTTCATCGTGGCCGCGCCTGTGAAATCCGGGGACAAGGTGCTGGGCGTGATATACGCGCGCGTGGATCTGGCCAAGTTCACCGCAGACATGATCACACCGGTGAAAATCGGCCAGACCGGTTACGCCTTCATGACCACCAGGGCCGGACTGGTCTTCAGCCATCCCGACAATGCGCTCATCATGAAGTACAACGTCAGCGAGACCGACTGGGGCAAGAAGATGCTGTCCCAGGACAAGGGCGTGGTGGAGTACGAGTTCAACGGCGTGCCCAAATCGGCCATCTTCATACGGGAGAAGACCACCGGATGGACCGTGGCCGTCACCGTCAACAGCGAGGACATCGCCAGGGCCTCCGGCGCGGTGCGCAACACCACCCTGCTCTTCGGCGGCGTCGGCATCATCCTGGTGAACCTGGTGATCTTTCTTATCGTGCGCAGCATCGTCAAGGATCTCAAGTCCAACGTGGCCTTTGCCGAAGCCGTTGCCGAGGGCGACCTGAACCGTAAGCTCGTCACGGATCGCCAGGACGAACTGGGCACGCTGTCCGACTCGCTGCGGGTCATGGTGGACAAACTCAAGGAGATGATAAAGACCTCCGAGGCCAAGACCCGCGAGGCTGAACACCAGACCGAACTGGCCCGCAAGGCCACGCAGGAGGCCGAAGAGGCCAAGCAGCAGGCCGAGCGCGCCAAGACCGAGGGCATGCTCGCGGCGGCGGCCAGCCTGGAAGGCGTGGTGGCCATCGTGTCCACGGCCTCGGAAGAGCTGACCGCCCAGGTGAACGAAGCCAGCCGGGGCTCGCAGGAGCAGGCGGTGCGCACCGACGAGGCCGCCACCGCCATGGAAGAGATGAACGCCACCGTCCTCGAGGTGGCCAGGAACTCCTCCCAGGCGGCCGACACCGCCATGGAGGCCAAGAACAAGGCCGAGGACGGGGCTGGCGTTGTCGGCAAGGTGGTCGAGGGAATCGGGCACGTGATGAACCAGGCCCTCTCCCTGAAGGCCGACATGGACAACCTGGGTAAGCAGGCCCAGGGCATAAGCCAGGTCATGACCGTCATCAACGACATCGCGGACCAGACCAACCTGCTGGCGCTGAACGCCGCCATCGAGGCTGCCCGGGCCGGCGACGCCGGACGCGGCTTCGCCGTGGTGGCCGACGAGGTGCGAAAGCTCGCCGAGAAGACCATGCAGGCCACCCGCGAAGTGGGCGCGGCCATCGAGGGCATCCAGACCGGCGCGAAGTTGAACATCCAGAACGTGGAGACCTCGGCCCGCCTCATCGAGGAGGCCACCCGCATGGCCAACCAGTCCGGCGAGGCGCTTGGGAACATCGTCGAACTGGTGGAACGCGTGGCCGACCAGGTGCGCTCCATCGCCACAGCAGCTGAAGAGCAGTCTGCCGCCAGCGAAGAGATCAACCGTTCCATCGACGACGTGAACCGCATCTCCACCATCACCTCCGAGGCCATGCGGCAATCGGCCGCAGCCGTGGAGGAGATGGCCGGACAGGCGCAGATCCTGGGCAATCTTATCGAGGAGCTGAAATCGGGGGACGCAGGACAGAAGGCGCTGCGTTAA